Genomic segment of Ranitomeya imitator isolate aRanImi1 chromosome 6, aRanImi1.pri, whole genome shotgun sequence:
GTTTAGAAATTGATTGAGCAGATGccaaatccacatttttttttctaatctccCCGTTGTGGTTGCTGGCGGCACTTccaaactttttatttattttttttaaaagataaTTCGAAGACGAGAACCTTGTGAAATGGATCGAGCTGGAGAGGAGAAGCGGTATATTAAGGCTCGGATGTGTCAGACGCTTCCTATAGTGTGTGGTCCGATGGGACAAGATTAGTAACCAGTGCACCCTTTATCCACAAGGGGGCAGCAaaaaggaaaaagacaaaaaacacacaaaatacaCCAGAGGCATCTGATCTCCTTCACATGGGCGGTATCTGCTGGTAGGGGAATATCCGGCGTTTATCTGCCGGAATTAACCCTGTGTATGCTATTGCTGGTACTTCTAGTACTGGCGGATTTGAGTCAGATGATGGCTGGAGGAAGCGGCGGACTTCATGGCAGAAGCTCGTGTTACGGGGGAGGGGGATGGGGCGCCCGTGTGAGAGCTTTGGCAATGAGTCTGGGCGTCTACATGATGCAGCACTTGTTTTTGTGGTTGTGAGGGTCCTTGAATCGTAGTCTCTGCTTTGGCCGGTATTTTTCCAGGTACGTCAGTTGTTTGCTGTTGATGGCGCCTCTGCGCTTTCTGCAAGTGAAACACATGGCGGTCACTGAGGAGGACAAGTGATCGTCGTACAAGAGCAGCAAAGCCAAGGGGGCGAGATTACAAAAGAAGACATGGCGCAAGCTGCATAGCGGGAGGGGCAGGAGGGCAGGAAAGGGCCGGGGGCGCGACGGAAGGAAAGGGCCGGGGGCGCGACGGAAGGAAAGGGCCGGGGGCGCGACGGAAGGAAAGGGCCGGGGGCGCGACGGAAGGAAAGGGCCGGGGGCGCGACGGAAGGAAAGGGCCGGGGGCGCGACGGAAGGAAAGGGCCGGGGGCGCGACGGAAGGCAGGCAGAAAGGGGCTTGGTGGGACGGAAGGAAGGCAGAAAGGGGTTGGCGGGACGGAAGGAAGGCAGAAAGGGGTTGGCGGGACGGAAGGAAGGCAGAAAGGGGTTGGCAGGATGGAAGGAAGGCATAAACTGGCTTGGCGGGATGGAAGGAAGGCATAAACTGGCTTGGCGGGAAGGAAGGGGCTTGGTGGGATGGAAGGAAGAAACAAGATAATTAAGGAagcaaaaaaaggggaaaaagaaagGGAAAGTTGGGGAAGGAACAAAAAGGAAGGGTGAAGAGTGATGAAGTAAGGAATAAGCGTGGAATGGGCAAAGTGAGGAAAATAGGCAAGGAAGTTGGGAAATGAGGGGAAAGAGGCAGGGAAAGGATGGTTAAGTAAAGGCatgaaaattacaaaaaataataataataataataaagcgagAAGGGAAAACACTTACTGCCGAATAAACTGTATGGCATCTTCATACTTCATCCCGCTCTCGATGAGCGCCAGAGCCACCAAGACGGGAGCCCTAAAAAACAAACCAAGAATTACTCATGTGGGGTCTTCATTACCGACTTTTCTTCCCATCTTCATACTCTGCAGTGAATATCTGCTGCCCGTGTGCGGTCGCCCTTTTTGTATCTCAAATTTTGGGAACATAGATATAAATTTCAAGTCTTCCAAATTGCTCCCTGCAGATGGCGGCCAATGTGCTGTGCTGGGTCCTAGAGCCCGTAGTCCAGTTTGGGTCGGAGTCTAAAGAGACTGACAGAGGATCTGACGCCCGAACTCAATTTTCACCTTAAATTCTCTTTTGGACGTTCAGACCCAAGATCTCTACGGGGGCTCAGCGTGACCTTGTGTTCAGTATTCCGGTCTATTTCTATCCTCAGATGTTCTGGCACGGAGCCCGAGAACCGCCGTCCTTTCTATGGCCAAAGTAAAGTGCCGCGCCCCATCGGAGAATCTGTCTGCGGAGTCCGAGATTTGACAAATAGACCCCAAAGGGATCATTCATTATGGGCTCACGCTGATCTCCGGTGCGGCGCGTCTCTGGCTATGGTCCGAATACTGGAGGTTTTGCGGGTCAGTAGATAAGCAGCCCCCATAACAGTATTTGGCAGAGCTCAGATTCTAGGGATGCAGATAGGCGCCAAGCGTCCTCAGAATTCTTGAGGATTTCCACCCAGAACAAGAGACATGTATACAAGAAGGTCTCATTGTGACTATGATTTGCCAtcagcttgctgatggtttccacttCAGACCAGAGTACAGAGCTGCGGTCCTCACCTGCCCAAACCGGCTACGCAGTGCACGGCCACGCAGCAGCCAGGATCTTCACAGAATTTAGATTTGAGCAAGTTCAGCCAATCGTCCACAATCTTGCTGGGAGGCGGCGCGCCATCATCGAAAGGCCAGTCCTACAAAACAAGAATCACCGTTcaccacaaaaaggaaaaaaaaaaaaaatcaacgacAGCAACACAATACTGTGAGATCTCCTGCTTTCTGTAACCAGTCGGCCGCGCTCTCCCCCCTCTCACAGCATTCACTCTCACAGAAGCTGCATTTCCCTCCTCCTTTCTCCTAATTTGCTTTGTTCTCCTTGGATTTTTTAAAGACTGAAAAAGTTTAACATTTAATCTGCAAGAGAAATTAAAAAGGACAGAAGGAAACTCCCCTAGAAGTTTGTGATGTCGGCTGCGGCAGTTTTGGGTGGGAGATGATGTGGTGTAAAGTGAAGGAATTCACAGGAAATCGGTCTCTCCCGCCGCACAGCTGAGAGCGCAAAATAATGGAAGTGGAGTCTTCCAGGAATAACGCCTCTTACATCCTACAGTCCCAGAAACAATGGGGAACTCTGGAGACTCGAATTATCACCACCAGAGAACACGCGACTTTCTGCAATAGCGGCAGAGGACAGAACAAAGAATCCTCATTACCCTGCAGAAGCTCCCGGCAGGCCGACCCCGGGAAACCAGCTGGCGACTGGCACAAGCCTCCTGGCCAATGCCCTGAGCAGGCAACATGGCCGGCACCACCCAAGATCAAAGGGACTGTCGCTACTGGCAGCTGAGCATCAATCCCGCCAAGAAGAGATGGCTGCGGCGTGGATAAGAGGCTCATTTACTGCAGCGCAATGCTCAGACCAATGGCCTCCAGGAGTCGTCACTGGAGCAGAAGGCTGAGAAGGCAGCAACACAGCCACAGATGTGATGAGCGCTGGAAGATGGCCACCGGAGAATAAGCCAATGATAGGGCAAGGTGCTTGGGCCCTGGCGGACATGGTGCTGGCAGGTGAGACAGGCACAGGAAGGTGGCCACGACCCCCAGCAGACAAGATAATGGCCGGGAAGGTGCTCGAGCCCTCTAGGACAGGTTGGTGGCCATGGTGCTGGAAGGTGAGAAGGTGGCCATAACCCCCACCGACACTACAGGGGGCCAGCCATAACCCCCACCGACACTACAGGGGGCCAGCCATAACCCCCACCGACACTACAGGGCGCCAGCCAACCCTCCACCGGCCAGCGCCAGCCAACCCTCCACCGGCCAGCGCCAGCCATCCCTCCACCGGCCAGCCATGTATGGGGTGCGGGAGATGTCGGGTGCGTGGGATGATGCCTGTGCCGTCCTCGGGGCCTCATTAGTGGAGACCGGCATCAGCGGGAGCTCTCCTATTTATGGTGTCCTGGACACAGGCAAGCGGCTGAGCAGGAGATCAGGGACATTACTGGGATTTCACAGCCCTCATGAGCCATGAAGATCGGGCTCTCTCCCTTTTTCTCTTGAAAGAGTATTTGGGCTTTTTCCGAATATCTGCTGTTCTGGGACAGTCGCCCGGTTCAGAGGACGGCATATGTGGAGGGTTAATAAGCGGCGGAGGCTTTTATAGAGCGAGGCCGCACGACTCTTCCTGGAAGGCTTCTCTGCTGAAGGGCAACAGACTGGAAAATCGCCCATCAGCAAACAGGCGGCACTGCCAAGTATGCCATCCAGGAATCTGCGCAGAGCCTGGCACTGGGCACACGGACACCAGCTGTCACACAGCTTTTCTACAATCCTGCACGGCTAATCTAAGGGACAGATATGGGCCGGTGTCCAATACGGCGGCCATGAGGATACAGGACACGGGGGCCAAACCCTAAGGGTCAAGAAACAAGTGCGGGGGAGTAAAGCTCTGTCCTGGGGGGCAGAAAAAGGGGCACTGGGAGTTCTGCCACATTGATCATCACAAAACAGAAATAACCAAGAAAGCGCAGCCCCGCCGGCGATGAGATTACATAACGGCACGGGGGCCCTCGGGTCACAACACAACGGAGAGTAAAGTTTCCACCGCCTCGTCCTTCAGCTATTTCCAGCTCTTCTAATCAGCGCCGACAAACGGAAAACGCGTTACCTATCAAAGCGCAGAACGCGGGGAGAAAAACAAAAAgcccaaaatataaaaaaacatggaaaataaaaatagaaaaaaaaaaaattaaaaataaaggtTTTTTTTAGTACTGATGCAATGTttcaaaaaaacattgaaaaaaaaaaaataaaattggaaaaGCAAAAGAACTATAAAAAAAGAAATAGTTACTTCTATATATTTTTATGTACATATTTATATAttaatataaaaaagaaataaaatggcaaaagaaaaaaaataaagatataccGTGTATAAAGTAAATAattatatatgtaaataaatatatataaatatttactttatatatattttttgtcttttcttttgccattttattttatttaatgtttattggataatatatatatatatatatttctgatcTGATCGCTGGCGATAGGTTAGCGGTCTTCGATCTTACCATGACAGTGATGCCGTCTTTCTCCAGGGGGGTCTTGTCGTAGGTCACCTCGCAGACCCTCACCACCGTGGTGGCCCCGTACTTCTTCAGATCCTGGATAAGAGACAGAAAAGCGGACGTCAGACGGTGAAGGAGGCGGCCGGACCTCGCGGAGCACTGTGCCGCCGGTGGGTTTTACGTCTTACTCCTTCCGACAAATGTAGCAGAGCGGCCATTGCTTCCATCTCGAGTGTTACTTACATAGGACTGCACATAATTACGTAGGGGGACGTGAACTCCCGACAATGGCAGCCAGGGATCTACCGGCCCCCAAAACTCCATCACCGCCGATCGCTCGTGATGCACGGGGAGGAAGAGTGCGGCAGCGGTGGTCGGATGGGGCGAACCAGAGCTATTTGCATTCGCAAAACCCAAAAGTCAATACATGCAAATTGAGGATTTCAGCTCCGGAAACGATGACTGGACGGTTTGTTGTTGGGCACAGGGTAAATACGAGCGTCATACATTACATCCATAGGAGGCGCTGGCCGGAGGAAGTCATTAACGACAGGCAGGCGGCGGGATAGGAACAGGGCCGCCGCCGCCGCCATACTCCtcactccccttcctgccaccttgcGGTCCGGACCTCCTCCTCCTCAGAGGTTCCTGCGCGGCACACAACATGCAGCGACCTACGGGACCTGGACGCTAAAGGCCGGAGCTGCTGGGAGGAAGAAGGGGACCGGATGGACGGCGGGCATTGTTATTTTTCTGCCGCCAACTCTTGGCTGCGCAGGGTTAATCCGGACTGAACACGGCACGATTAATCGCAGAACGTTCTGCCGCGGTCGGATGATTATTCGACCTTTTTTTTGTGCTCTCCAAGTTCAATTTATTTTTAGTCTTCGTCCGTTTAGGT
This window contains:
- the PTP4A3 gene encoding protein tyrosine phosphatase type IVA 3 — protein: MARINRPAPVEVCYKNMRFLITHNPTNATMNTFIEDLKKYGATTVVRVCEVTYDKTPLEKDGITVMDWPFDDGAPPPSKIVDDWLNLLKSKFCEDPGCCVAVHCVAGLGRAPVLVALALIESGMKYEDAIQFIRQKRRGAINSKQLTYLEKYRPKQRLRFKDPHNHKNKCCIM